The window GGAGGCGCCGTCCGCTTCGTTCCCTGGGGGACGGGCGCACGCTAGCGTGCGTGAACATGACACCCGCAGCGATCACGGAGGTCACTGTATGAAGCTGTCCAGACGGAGCCTGCTCGCCACCACCGCCACCGCGGCCTCCGGAGCCGTGGCGGCCCCGGCCCAGGCCGCCCCCGGGGGCAACCGCCCGCTGCGCACCGGTTTCGAGCGCCTGGACGCCGAGGGCTACGCCTCGCTGCGCGGGCAGCGGGTCGGGGTGGTCACCAACCCGACCGGCGTCACCCGGGACGTGCGGCACATCGTGGACGTGATGCACGCCGACCGCCGGGTGAACCTGGTGGCCGTCTTCGGCCCCGAGCACGGCTTCCGCGGCACCGCGCAGGCGGGCGGCTCGGAGGGCCGTTACGACGACCCGGCCACCGGGCTGCCGGTGTACGACACGTACCTCAAGAGCGGGCAGCCGCTCGCCGACGTCTTCACGGCCTCCGGCGTGGACACGGTGGTCTTCGACATCCAGGACGCGGGTGCCCGCTTCTACACCTACATCTGGACGCTGTACGACTGCATGGAGGCCGCGGCCCTCGCCGGCAAGCGGTTCGTGGTGCTCGACCGGCCCAACCCGGTGAGCGGCCGGGAGGCGCTCGGTCCGGTGCTGCGCCCCGAGTTCGCGACCTTCGTGGGACGGCAGCCGATCGCGCAGGCGCACGGCATGACCGTCGCCGAGCTGGCCCGGCTGTTCAACGGCGAGTTCCTGACCACGCCGGTCCCGCTGGAGACCGTCCTGATGACCGGCTGGCGGCGCTCGGACTTCTACGACGCCTCCGGACTGCCCTGGGTGCCGCCGAGCCCGAACATGCCGACCCCCGACACCGCCCTGGTCTACTCCGGGACGTGTCTGTTCGAGGGCACCAACCTGTCGGAGGGCCGGGGCACCACCCGCCCCTTCGAACTGCTCGGCGCGGAGGGCGTCGACGGGCGCTGGGCGGCCGCGGCCGGCGCGCTGCACCTGCCGGGGGTGCACTTCCGGGAGGCGTACTTCGCGCCCACCTTCTCCAAGTTCCAGGACAGGACCGTCGGCGGCGTGCAGATCCATGTGCACAACCGGGACGCCTTCGATCCGGTGCGGACCGGGATCGGCCTGCTCGTGACCGCCCAGCGGGTCTGGAGCGGCTTCGCCTGGCGCTCGGACAACTGGATCGACAAGCTCACCGGCTCCCCCCGGGTGCGCACGATGATCGACGCCGGCGCGGACACCGACGAGGTGGTGGCGGCCTGGCGGCAGGAGCTGGCCGCGTTCCGGAGGATCCGGAAGCAGTACCTCCTCTACTGAGGTGCCGTGACCCCTGGCCCCTCTCCCCCGTTGGCAGGACGATGCCCGACACATCGCTGAGCCTTTGGGGACGAGGGGGCCGGTCATGGCGGATCCGGACATCGGTGTGGCGCCCTACTGGGAGCTGACCTTCGACGCCGACGGGGACGTGGACGGCGCCGAGCGGGACCGGCTGCTCGCCGGAGCCGGACGGCGGGCGGTGCGCGACCTGATCGTCTTCGCGCACGGCTGGAACAATGACCGTTCCAGCGCGACCCGGCTCTACGGCCGCTTCTTCGCGCCGATCCCTTGGCTCGCCCCGGCGGCCGGGATCGGGTACGTCGGGGTGGTGTGGCCCTCGATGCGGTTCTGCGACGAGCCCATCCCCGACTTCCCCCGCTCCACCGCCGCCGGACCGGTGCCGTCGACGGCACTCGGCAAGGACACCCGCAAGGCACTGCGGGACACCTTCCCCGGGCGGGCAGAGGTGGTCGACGCGCTCGCGCGGATGCTGGACGGCCCCGCGCGGGAGCCGGCCGCGCTGGAGGAGTTCGGACGGCTGCTGGGGCGGCTGACGGAGGACGTGTCGCCGGGGCCGGCTGCCCGGTTCGCGGCGGACACCGTGACGGAGGGCGTGCCGCAGCGCGAGCCGGCGATGTTCGCACGGCCCGCGGCGGAGGTCTGCGCCGAGTTCGCCGGCGCCCTCGCCGGACTCCAGGACCCGGGCGGGCAGCGGTCGTTCACGCTGCCGAACCCGTGGAACGGCGCCAAGGAACTGCTGCGGCAGGCGACGTACTACACGATGAAGCGGCGCGCGGGCGTCGTCGGCGAGCGGGGACTCGGCCCGGTGCTCGGGCGGCTCGCGCAGTCGGCGCCCGGGGTACGGGTCCATCTGGTGGGGCACAGCTTCGGCGGGCGGCTGGTGTCGTTCGCGCTGAACGGGCTGCCCGAGGGCGCACGGCCGGTGAAGTCCGTGACGCTGCTCCAAGGCGCCTTCTCGCACTACGCGTTCGCGTCCCGGCTGCCCGGCGATCCGCGCGCGGGCGGGGTGCTGCGGGGCCGGGAGCGCCGTGTCGACGGCCCCCTGGTGTGCTGCCACTCCCGCTTCGACACGGCCCTCGGCACGCTGTATCCGCTGGCCTCGCGGATGGCGGACGACGACCGGTCGGTGCTCGGCGTCGACGTGGGCGCCCTGCTCGGGCCCGCCTGGGGCGCGATGGGGCACGACGGGGTGCGGGCGGTGCCCGGCACGCGCGCGTGCGCCCTCGCCGCCGCGCTGGCCGGGCCGTTCCCTGTGTCGGGATGCGTCAACGTGGACGTGTCCGAGGTGGTCAGGCGCGGCGGCCCGCCGGCCGGCGCGCACAGCGACATCCTGCACCCGGAACTGGCGCGGGTGGTGCTGGCGGCGGGCCGAGTCCACTGACACCGGCCCGCCGCCTGGCTCGGACCCCGCGTTCGCGAGGCCCTACCGGTGGCCGGTGTACTCCACGACCTGCTGGAAGGTCGGGCGGTTCTGCCAGCTGATCCTGCCGTGCTTGATGCCGCCCAGGGCACGCTGGACGATCGAGTCGGCACACCATTGGTCGCCCGCGGAGCACTCGTCGTCGCCGGGGTAGACCTGGGCCGCCTTCGCTCCCGCCGCCTGCTTCAGCGTGCTGATCAGGGTGTCGCGGCAGGCGCTCGGAGTGCCGCCGCCACAGAACGTCCGGCCCAGCGGACCCTGCACCGACTCGCCGAGCACCGCCCGGATGTCCTTGTCGACATAGCTCCACCAACCGTACTGGAAGGCGCTTCCGGCGTGGGAGCCGGTCGGGCCGTGTCCGGCCGACGGTGACTCGTCGACCGGCAGATTGGCGGTGAAGGCGCCGTAGAGTTCGCTGCCGAGCCCCGGTTCGAACTCGGCCTTCACCAGCAGCGGCCACCAGGCGTCCAGGATCCTGATGGCCTCGGCGTTGGCGTACGCCTTGGAGCCGGCCGAGGTCACGGTGCGCTTCGCTCCCGCGGCCAGCCATGCCTGGAGCTTGCCCACCGCCGCCGCGGCCGTGGAGTCGGTCACGGACGAGCTGTTGATCACCTTCAGCAGGTTCGGCAGCACGTCCTCGGCCCTGAGGTCGGTCACGGCCGCGTCCGCCATCGCCTTCACCAGCGAGGCGCGCGTCACACCGCCGGCCGCGACCAGTTTGCTCACCCGGTCCTCCAGCAGGTCGCCGCGGTGCACGGAGCCGTTGCCCCAGGAGGCCGCGGAGTAGTCGAGGGCCTGCTTGTTGTTCCAGGAGATGTAGTAGTCCTGGTCGACGGAGGCGGGGTGGGCGGAGGGCGGTGTGTAGTCCGCGGTGTTGGCCGCCGGGTCCCAGTTGCGCCACTCGTACGCCGGCTGTGCCCACACCGGGAACTCGGCGTCGACGCCGTTCGCCCGCACCGGGTTGTCGCCGCTGTTGTAGTACGCGGTGTGCCGGGAGTCGGCGTAGAACCAGTTGAACGTGTAGTTGATGTGCTGCGCGGCCTTCTGGAAGTCCTCCGGGCCCTTCACGAAGTCGGGGTCGTTGAGCATCTGGAAGCCGATGATCGAGTCGGCCTCGTGCAGGTAGGAGGAGCGCAGGGTGGTGTAGGCGACCTTCTTGCCGCCGACGGTGGCGCGGTACTCGACGGGGCCGTACTTCGTGCGCCACACGCGCATGGTGTAGGAGCCGGCCGCCGTTCCGTCGGCGACGGTGGGCTTCCAGGAGTTGGCCTGCTCGACCTTGTCCATGGCCGTGCAGGTGCCGCGGTACAGGTAGTGGAAGTCGTCCTGGCACAGTTCGACGGCGTAGGTGTCGACGATGTCCTGGCCGGAGGTCGTGGCACTCCACGAGTAGTCCTGGCCGCGGCCGAGTTCGACGTACATGCTCAGCCCGGCGAAGGAGGCGCCGCGGGCACTGATGCCCGGACCCTGGATCTCCTGGAGCATCAGCAACTGGGGCGCGAAGTAGCCCGTCTGCGGACCGAAGACGGCGACCGGGTGGCCGCTCGCGGTGTGCTCGCCGCCGACCACGAGGGCGTTGGACATGCCGCGCCGGGCGGAGGACAGGGCGCTCTTCGCGGCCGAGGAGGTGGCACCCCGCGCCGTCTTGGCCGTGGCACTGCCCGTGCGGTCGTACACCAGGGGTTCCTGGGCCACCGAGCCGGCGTCGGGCAGGGCCCGGCCCCTGGGGTCGTCGGGCTTCGTCGCGTACGGGTAGCTCCTGCCGTCGTGGACGGTCAGGGCGGCCTCGGGGTCGTTGCGCTCGCGGAAGGACTCCCAGATCCTGGTGCCCTCCGCGACTCCGAACTTGGACTGGGCGGCCAGCAGGGACAGCGCGTTGTTCACCTCGCCGCCGCCGCCCGAACCGAACAGGGCGCCGACCACGGAGCCCAGCGCGACCATGTCGGTGACCTTGAAGTGGGCGATGGTACCGGCGTTGGTGATCGAGTCCTTGTGGCCGGTCAGGACGTACTCGCCCGGGAAGTAGCGGCCGGAGTCGGAGGCGTCGATGTAGGCGTTGATGCCGTCGAGGTAGGCGTTCACGTCGGCGAGCGCCTGCTGCCCGCGGGCGCCGTTGCCGGCCACGGCGCGGTCGATCTGCGCCTGGAGGTCGGCCTCGGTGTACGGGGCGTTGCGCCAGAACTCCTGCTCCAGGCCCTGGTTGGCGGCCGCGCCGCCGGCGAAGGAGGTCAGCTGCCCGCGGCCGACATGCCGGAACACATCCATGAGCCACAGCCGGTCCTGGGCGGCGGCGTACCCGGCGCCGAACTCGGTGCCGTAACGGGTGGTGCCCGTGATGTGGGGTACACCGGTCTTCTTGTCGCGGACGATCGTCACGTCGGCGCGGCCCGCCGGCTTCTCGGTGGACGCGATCTGTCCGGAGGGGACGCCGAACGAGGCGTCGTTGAAGAAGGAGTCGATCTTCGCGTCGGTGAGCGCCGGGTAGCCCGTGGCCAGGTTCGCGTACGGGCCGAGCTGGTCCTCGGCGTGGTCGGGCTGGATGCCGAGGGCCTGGTTGAGGAGGACCTGGGCGAGGGTGGCGTTGCCGTTCTCGCCGGGCGGCAGGATGTCGGAGCACTGGCCGCCGCAGTAGTCGTTCGGGGCCGCGGCGGTCGCGGCGGCGGCGCCGGCCGGGGTTCCGGCCGCCGCCGCTTGAGAAAAGGGTGACAAAAGACCGGCAATGAGAACGCATACCGAGGCGGTCTTCAGGAACCCGGGGAATGTGCGGGGAGTTCTCAGTCTGTCGAGCGCGTTGTGTGGGGTGCGCCGTGGCATGGCAACTCCTCCCGAGGGGTGGTGCCGGACGTTACCGCCGGTATCCCCCCAGGGGGAAGATGAACGTGCGTCACGTTTCGGCGCCACCCCGTGAAGGTCAACCAGGGCGGCGTTATGGCGGGCATCGGAAAACGGATGGAGCCGGATGGGACGTCGGCACGTCTATCCGGCGGAGCCGTCGTGACGGCTCCGCACGAAGACGCCGCAGTGACCGAAGTGCGGATGCAGGTGTGACGGAGGTGCAGGGCGATGGCCGGTTTCCGGAGTCTGGCGAGACAGGTGAGGGACCCGCGGTGCGATCTGGCGCTGCGGCGTTACTCGCTGCGCAAGTGCCTCGAGCGGTTCGCTCCCTATGGGCACAGGGCGACCTGGGACCATCTGTGCTCGCGGGCCGGGTTCGGTCCCGAGGACAGGTCCCCCGATCCGGTGCGGCTCGTGGCCGCATTGGACGAACTGGAAGAAGCGCGTTCGGTGTGGCTCGACTACGAGGCCGGGTTCGCCAGGCGCCGCAAGCAGGAGAAGCACGACGGGCTGCGCAGGCCGGGCAGCGTGGACGACTGGCACCGGATGACCTGGGGCGGATTCGGGGTCGCCTGGTGCGACGACCCGCGGGTGCACCCGCGCGAACCGCTGGCCGAGGTGCTGCGCCGGCTGATCGCCGCGCTGGAGCGCGAACCGGGCGCGTCGTGCCCGGTGTGCGGCGGTGAGCGGCTCGGCTGGTCCCACGACCTGGATCACGAGCCGTCGTCCGGGCCGGTCTGCGCGAACTGCGGGATACTGGTCCCGCTGCCCGTTCTCGGCCCCGAGGCCCTGGCGTACGCCAGGCGGGGGCGGCTGTTGATGTCCGCCTGACCACGACGGCAGGCGCTTGAGGCAAGGTGCGCCGGTCCCGCCGGGCGGCTGACGGGGATGCCTCGGAACCCGCCCGCCCGGCGGCCGGAGAGACTGCCGGCCGCCGGCACCGTACGGATCGGCGCGCCTCGCGGGGCGTCGGACCGGCGTATCCCGTGAGGCGGTCCGAGGGGTCCGGGCGGGCGGCGGCGGCCGGTTCCGTGCGAGGGGCCTACGCGCGGCCGGGGCTGCTCCCCCGCTCCGCCATCAGGCGCGAGCCCGTCAGGCGTTCGCCGAAGACGTCGTCCGGGTTGGACAGCACACAGGTGTCCAGGGACAGGCAGCCGCAGCCGATGCAGTCGGTGAGGTGATCGCGCAGCCGGTTGAGCTGCCTGATGCGCTCGTCGAGCTCGGAGCGCCAGGCCTCCGAGAGGCGGGCCCAGTCCTCCCGCGTGGGCGTGCGCTCCTCCGGGAGCCGGGCGAGCGCCTCGCGGATCGTGGCGAGCGGGATGCCCACGCGCTGCGCCGCCCGGACGAAGGCGACCCGGCGCAGCGTGTCGCGGGAGTAGCGGCGCTGGTTGCCCGATGTGCGGCGGCTGCTGATCAGGCCCTTGGACTCGTAGAAGTGCAGAGCGGAGACGGCGGCGCCGCTGCGCGCCGCCACCTGGCCGACGCTCAGCTCGTGGATCTTCTCGGGAATCTGGGGCACCTCTCAGAGCCTACCCACCGTGCCACCCGCCCGGTCCGTTGACAGCGGCCCCTCACCCGACCATGCTAAGCAGTTGCTTAGACTTCATCCGCGAGGCGGGAGGCCGGACACATGGCGGAGCCGAGGATCTTCACGTCCCCCGACGAACTCAGGGCCGCGGTGGGCGAGCCGCTCGGGTACACCGACTGGCTGGAGATCGACCAGAAGCGGATCGACCTCTTCGCCGACGCGACCGGCGACCACCAGTGGATCCACGTGGATCCGGAGAAGGCCGCCGCGGGCCCCTTCGGCACCACCATCGCCCACGGCTATCTGACCCTGTCGCTGCTCCCGGTCTTCGGGCCGCAACTGATCGAGGTGCGGGGCGTGCGGATGGGCGTCAACTACGGCACCAACAAGGTCCGTTTCCCCGCCCCCGTCCCGGTCGGCTCACGGCTGCGGTCCACCGCCGTGATCACCGGCGTGGACGAGGTGCCGGGCGGGGCGCAGGTCACCGTCGCCTTCACCGTGGAGCGCGAGGGCGGCGACAAGCCGGTGTGCGTGGCCGAGTCGGTGGTGCGGTACTACCTCTAGGCCCTCTCGGGACGGGGCTGTCCGGCCCCGACCATCCGCAGCACGAGGTCGGCGTACAGTGCGCCGACCTCCT of the Streptomyces sp. NBC_01788 genome contains:
- a CDS encoding exo-beta-N-acetylmuramidase NamZ family protein, which codes for MKLSRRSLLATTATAASGAVAAPAQAAPGGNRPLRTGFERLDAEGYASLRGQRVGVVTNPTGVTRDVRHIVDVMHADRRVNLVAVFGPEHGFRGTAQAGGSEGRYDDPATGLPVYDTYLKSGQPLADVFTASGVDTVVFDIQDAGARFYTYIWTLYDCMEAAALAGKRFVVLDRPNPVSGREALGPVLRPEFATFVGRQPIAQAHGMTVAELARLFNGEFLTTPVPLETVLMTGWRRSDFYDASGLPWVPPSPNMPTPDTALVYSGTCLFEGTNLSEGRGTTRPFELLGAEGVDGRWAAAAGALHLPGVHFREAYFAPTFSKFQDRTVGGVQIHVHNRDAFDPVRTGIGLLVTAQRVWSGFAWRSDNWIDKLTGSPRVRTMIDAGADTDEVVAAWRQELAAFRRIRKQYLLY
- a CDS encoding serine-threonine protein kinase, with translation MADPDIGVAPYWELTFDADGDVDGAERDRLLAGAGRRAVRDLIVFAHGWNNDRSSATRLYGRFFAPIPWLAPAAGIGYVGVVWPSMRFCDEPIPDFPRSTAAGPVPSTALGKDTRKALRDTFPGRAEVVDALARMLDGPAREPAALEEFGRLLGRLTEDVSPGPAARFAADTVTEGVPQREPAMFARPAAEVCAEFAGALAGLQDPGGQRSFTLPNPWNGAKELLRQATYYTMKRRAGVVGERGLGPVLGRLAQSAPGVRVHLVGHSFGGRLVSFALNGLPEGARPVKSVTLLQGAFSHYAFASRLPGDPRAGGVLRGRERRVDGPLVCCHSRFDTALGTLYPLASRMADDDRSVLGVDVGALLGPAWGAMGHDGVRAVPGTRACALAAALAGPFPVSGCVNVDVSEVVRRGGPPAGAHSDILHPELARVVLAAGRVH
- a CDS encoding penicillin acylase family protein; amino-acid sequence: MPRRTPHNALDRLRTPRTFPGFLKTASVCVLIAGLLSPFSQAAAAGTPAGAAAATAAAPNDYCGGQCSDILPPGENGNATLAQVLLNQALGIQPDHAEDQLGPYANLATGYPALTDAKIDSFFNDASFGVPSGQIASTEKPAGRADVTIVRDKKTGVPHITGTTRYGTEFGAGYAAAQDRLWLMDVFRHVGRGQLTSFAGGAAANQGLEQEFWRNAPYTEADLQAQIDRAVAGNGARGQQALADVNAYLDGINAYIDASDSGRYFPGEYVLTGHKDSITNAGTIAHFKVTDMVALGSVVGALFGSGGGGEVNNALSLLAAQSKFGVAEGTRIWESFRERNDPEAALTVHDGRSYPYATKPDDPRGRALPDAGSVAQEPLVYDRTGSATAKTARGATSSAAKSALSSARRGMSNALVVGGEHTASGHPVAVFGPQTGYFAPQLLMLQEIQGPGISARGASFAGLSMYVELGRGQDYSWSATTSGQDIVDTYAVELCQDDFHYLYRGTCTAMDKVEQANSWKPTVADGTAAGSYTMRVWRTKYGPVEYRATVGGKKVAYTTLRSSYLHEADSIIGFQMLNDPDFVKGPEDFQKAAQHINYTFNWFYADSRHTAYYNSGDNPVRANGVDAEFPVWAQPAYEWRNWDPAANTADYTPPSAHPASVDQDYYISWNNKQALDYSAASWGNGSVHRGDLLEDRVSKLVAAGGVTRASLVKAMADAAVTDLRAEDVLPNLLKVINSSSVTDSTAAAAVGKLQAWLAAGAKRTVTSAGSKAYANAEAIRILDAWWPLLVKAEFEPGLGSELYGAFTANLPVDESPSAGHGPTGSHAGSAFQYGWWSYVDKDIRAVLGESVQGPLGRTFCGGGTPSACRDTLISTLKQAAGAKAAQVYPGDDECSAGDQWCADSIVQRALGGIKHGRISWQNRPTFQQVVEYTGHR
- the soxR gene encoding redox-sensitive transcriptional activator SoxR — protein: MPQIPEKIHELSVGQVAARSGAAVSALHFYESKGLISSRRTSGNQRRYSRDTLRRVAFVRAAQRVGIPLATIREALARLPEERTPTREDWARLSEAWRSELDERIRQLNRLRDHLTDCIGCGCLSLDTCVLSNPDDVFGERLTGSRLMAERGSSPGRA
- a CDS encoding MaoC family dehydratase, with amino-acid sequence MAEPRIFTSPDELRAAVGEPLGYTDWLEIDQKRIDLFADATGDHQWIHVDPEKAAAGPFGTTIAHGYLTLSLLPVFGPQLIEVRGVRMGVNYGTNKVRFPAPVPVGSRLRSTAVITGVDEVPGGAQVTVAFTVEREGGDKPVCVAESVVRYYL